In Anoplopoma fimbria isolate UVic2021 breed Golden Eagle Sablefish chromosome 12, Afim_UVic_2022, whole genome shotgun sequence, one DNA window encodes the following:
- the spata2 gene encoding LOW QUALITY PROTEIN: spermatogenesis-associated protein 2 (The sequence of the model RefSeq protein was modified relative to this genomic sequence to represent the inferred CDS: inserted 5 bases in 4 codons), with translation MDAKLKEDLFRRYVTLLERRLEGGGDCTGIATSPEGDRWRHKDSEALLSTATALLGAYQPDPGQRFRMVRFYEVVDNSLRCQRGGNIRSLERAFHTLETIVTNLLLFPWKKEFRSIKTFTGPYVYHLQSAISDAELRTLMRTIGYACDHDSQFHLQEHPGGTNHLRQLAFELFLAQAECRLLGEVVALARGSASELEALELRKGCRDDAAGCAEALRRRDSLGXDMARLSVRPLDIERPHGHHLRRGSRPSKSVDVTDGAGHWHPAVSKPVLKASLSLRKEPLFVDAEEDMKDEIIRPCTSASLFSVAAPPSYSPVADFFPIQSPPXADAYTSYHLSSLDEIDLYTERGVGTXGRQTPSRPPSREPRDVRDTWLLKAHGSVKCQGCGLCCSSMASCQRCDMILCAACHDVDPSPCCGLQDYHPKSPRPLDGYIPVKEKLSVYSNTHSHAHLHPHPLTLTHSHSHPHPHPQMVEKPLMSTKLFASKSVALTTPKGASXDRLSLGGSRCGFCNKPGASHTCVNCSKVSCDSCMGLYAKDICTRKNPQHSFVPNHQLNFKSGTISHLVYR, from the exons ATGGATGCCAAGTTAAAAGAGGACCTGTTTCGAAGGTATGTGACGCTGCTGGAGAGGCGTCTGGAGGGCGGAGGGGACTGCACGGGGATTGCAACGTCACCAGAGGGGGACAGGTGGAGGCACAAGGACAGCGAGGCCCTGCTCTCCACGGCTACGGCTCTGCTGGGGGCCTACCAGCCTGATCCGGGGCAGCGTTTCCGGATGGTGCGTTTCTATGAAGTGGTGGATAATTCCCTCCGCTGTCAGAGAGGGGGCAACATCAGGAGCCTGGAGAGAGCCTTCCACACCTTGGAAACCATAGTCACCAACCTCCTGCTCTTCCCCTGGAAGAAGGAGTTCAGATCTATCAAA ACCTTCACTGGCCCGTATGTGTACCATCTGCAGTCCGCCATCTCTGATGCCGAGCTCCGAACTCTAATGCGCACCATCGGCTACGCCTGTGACCACGATTCGCAGTTCCATTTGCAGGAGCACCCGGGAGGCACCAATCATCTGCGGCAGCTGGCGTTCGAGCTCTTCCTGGCCCAGGCGGAGTGTCGTCTTCTGGGAGAGGTAGTGGCTCTGGCGCGCGGTTCCGCCTCGGAGCTGGAAGCCCTGGAACTCCGCAAAGGCTGCCGAGACGACGCAGCCGGCTGCGCGGAGGCGCTGCGCAGACGCGACAGCCTCG CGGACATGGCTCGGCTGTCCGTGCGGCCGCTGGACATCGAGAGGCCCCACGGCCACCACCTGAGGCGAGGGAGCCGGCCGTCTAAGTCCGTGGACGTCACAGACGGGGCCGGTCACTGGCACCCAGCGGTGAGCAAGCCGGTCCTGAAGGCCTCGCTGAGCCTGAGGAAGGAGCCTCTGTTTGTGGACGCGGAGGAGGATATGAAGGATGAGATCATCAGGCCCTGCACCTCAGCGTCGCTCTTCTCCGTGGCGGCTCCGCCTTCCTACAGCCCCGTTGCGGATTTCTTCCCAATCCAGTCGCCTC CGGCGGACGCTTACACATCCTACCACCTGTCCTCTTTGGATGAGATCGACTTGTACACGGAGCGTGGCGTCGGGAC GGGGAGGCAGACGCCGTCTCGCCCTCCGTCCAGAGAGCCCCGCGACGTGAGGGACACGTGGCTGCTCAAAGCTCACGGCAGTGTGAAGTGTCAGGGCTGCGGGTTGTGCTGCTCCTCCATGGCGTCCTGCCAGAGATGCGACATGATCCTCTGCGCCGCCTGTCACGACGTGGACCCGTCCCCATGCTGCGGCCTCCAGGACTACCACCCCAAATCCCCGCGGCCCCTGGACGGATACATCCCCGTCAAGGAGAAGCTCTCCGTCTACTCCAACACCCACTCCCACGCCCACCTCCACCCGCACCCGCTCACGCTGACCCACTCGCactcccacccccacccccacccccagaTGGTGGAGAAACCCCTCATGTCCACCAAGCTGTTCGCGAGCAAGTCCGTCGCCCTGACGACGCCGAAGGGGGCGT GCGACCGGCTGAGCCTGGGCGGGTCGCGGTGCGGCTTCTGCAACAAGCCGGGGGCGTCGCACACCTGCGTGAACTGCTCCAAGGTGTCATGTGACTCGTGCATGGGCTTGTACGCCAAGGATATTTGCACGCGGAAGAATCCCCAGCACAGCTTTGTGCCCAACCATCAGCTCAACTTCAAATCCGGCACCATCTCTCACCTGGTGTACCGGTGA